A single Epinephelus lanceolatus isolate andai-2023 chromosome 22, ASM4190304v1, whole genome shotgun sequence DNA region contains:
- the LOC117245721 gene encoding uncharacterized protein LOC117245721, with product MDAVFNPQLRLHRADVQQLLVVKEEVPTEQQEWSSSVDQEDPEPPHIKGEQEELWISQEGEQLQGLEEDDIIKFTFTPVPVKSEDDEEKPQSSQLHQRHTEQMETEADGEDCGGPEPARNSDPDTHLQPGTDDKTGESSEPESSNVDQEDPEPPHIKEEQEELWISQEGEQLQGLEEDDIIKFTFTPVPVKSEDDEEKPQSSHLHQRHTEQMETEADGEDCGGPEPARNSDPDTHLHPETDDSDDWKETREPQSGLNSLENDEVPVSDLIVREKHCSECGKTFSRSGDLMVHMRSHTGEKPFSCCECGKRFSRSGDLNGHMRCHTGEKPFDCSECGKRFRQSGHLKRHMRSHTGEKPFSCSECGKRFTCSEGLRGHMRSHTGEKPFSCSECGKTFGFSGDLKTHMRSHTGEKPFSCSACCKRFGKNVDLKKHMRSHTGEKPFSCSVCCKRFGQSGNLKKHMRSHTGEKPFCCSECGKTFAFRGDVKKHMISHTGEKPFSCSVCCKRFGRNGDLKKHMRSHTGEKPFSCSECGKRFGYSENLKIHMRSHTGEKPFRRSVCGKSFTQCGNLLTLMRRTHEGEN from the exons ATGGACGCTGTTTTCAACCCTCAGCTTcggttacacagagcag acgtccagcagctgttggtggttaaagaagaggttcccactgagcagcaggagtggagctccagtgtggaccaggaggacccagagcctccacacattaaaggggaacaggaggaactctggatcagtcaggagggagagcagcttcaagggctggaggaggatgatATCATCAAGTTTACATTCACTCCcgtccctgtgaagagtgaagatgatgaagagaaacctcagtcctcacagcttcatcaaagacacactgaacagatggaaacagaagcagatggagaggactgtggaggaccagaaccagccaggaactcagatccagatacacatttacaaccaGGGACTGATGACAAGACTGGAGAATCCTCTGAACCTGAGAGTTCCAatgtggaccaggaggacccagagcctccacacattaaagaggaacaggaggagctctggatcagtcaggagggagagcagcttcaagggctggaggaggatgatATCATCAAGTTCACAttcactcctgtccctgtgaagagtgaagatgatgaagagaaacctcagtcctcacatcttcatcaaagacacactgaacagatggaaacagaagcagatggagaggactgtggaggaccagaaccagccaggaactcagatccagatacacatttacacccagagactgatgacagtgatgattggaaggagaccagagaacctcagtcaggtttAAATTCTCTGGAAAATGATGAAGTCCCTGTCAGTGATTTGATTGTTCGTGAGAAACattgctctgagtgtgggaaaacatTTAGTCGCAGTGGAGATCTGATGgtacacatgagatctcatacaggagagaaaccatttagttgctgcgagtgtgggaaaagatttagtCGCAGTGGAGATCTGAATGGACACATGAGAtgtcatacaggagagaaaccatttgactgctctgagtgtgggaaaagatttcgTCAAAGTGGACATCTGAAAAGACACATGAGATcccatacaggagagaaacctttTAGCTGCTccgagtgtgggaaaagattcacTTGCAGTGAAGGTCTTAGGggacacatgagatctcatacaggggagaaaccatttagctgctctgagtgtgggaaaacatTTGGTTTCAGTGGCGATTTGAAGacacacatgagatctcatacaggggagaaaccatttagctgctctgcgTGTTGCAAAAGATTTGGTAAAAATGTAGATTTGAAgaaacacatgagatctcatacgggggagaaaccatttagctgctctgtgtgttGCAAAAGATTTGGTCAAAGTGGAAATTTGAAGAAACACATGAGATCGCATACAGGGGAGAAACCATtttgctgctctgagtgtgggaaaacatTTGCTTTCAGGGGAGATGTGAAGAAACATATGATATCTCATACAggggagaaaccatttagctgctctgtgtgttGCAAAAGATTTGGTCGAAATGGAGATTTGAAgaaacacatgagatctcatacaggggagaaaccatttagctgctctgagtgtgggaaaagatttggttaTAGTGAAAATTTAAAGatacacatgagatctcatacaggagagaaaccatttcgCCGTTCAGTTTGTGGAAAATCATTTACACAATGTGGAAATTTACTTACACTCATGAGGAGAACTCATGAAGGGGAAAATTGA
- the LOC117245837 gene encoding uncharacterized protein LOC117245837 isoform X3: protein MSKVQMLRALVQQRLTAAAEEIFGLFERTIAEYEEELCRSKEENERQRKLLDAVFNPQLRLHRADVQQLLVVKEEVPPEQQEWSSSVDQEDPEPPHIKEEQEELWISQEGEQLQELEEDDITKFTSTPVPVKSEDDEEKPQSSHLHQRHTEQMETEAEGEDCGGAEPARNSDPDTHLQPETDDSDDWKETREPQSGLNSLENDEVPVSDLIVCEKPFSCSECGKRFGCNGDLNRHMRSHTGEKPFDCSECGKRFGQKGQLRIHMRSHTGEKPFSCSECGKRFGHSGDLKIHMRLHTGEKPFSCSECGKRFGRSGHLKIHMTCHTGEKPFSCSECGKRFGCNGDLKRHMRSHTGEKPFSCSECGKRFSQSGDLTRHMTSHIG, encoded by the exons ATGTCTAAAGTCCAAATGCTGAGAGCGTTGGTGCAGCAGCGACTaactgcggctgctgaagagatatttgggctgtttgaaagaacgatagcagagtacgaggaggaactttgtcgatcaaaagaggagaacgagcgacaacgtaaactactggacgctgttttcaaccctcagcttcggttacacagagcag acgtccagcagctgttggtggttaaagaagaggttccccctgagcagcaggagtggagctccagtgtggaccaggaggacccagagcctccacacattaaagaggaacaggaggaactctggatcagccaggagggagagcagcttcaagagctggaggaggatgatatcaccaagttcacatccactcctgtccctgtgaagagtgaagatgatgaagagaaacctcagtcctcacatcttcatcaaagacacactgaacagatggaaacagaagcagagggagaggactgtggaggagcagAACCAGCTAGAAACTCAGatccagatacacatttacaaccagagactgatgacagtgatgattggaaggagaccagagaacctcagtcaggtttAAATTCTCTGGAAAATGATGAAGTCCCTGTGAGTGATTTGATTGTTTgcgagaaaccatttagctgctctgagtgtgggaaaagattcgGTTGCAATGGAGATCTGAACagacacatgagatctcatacagggGAGAAACCATTTgactgctctgagtgtgggaaaaggtTTGGCCAGAAGGGACAGCTGAGGAttcacatgagatctcatactggagagaaaccatttagttgctctgagtgtgggaaaagatttggtcacAGTGGAGATCTGAAGATACACATGAGATtgcatacaggagagaaaccatttagttgctctgagtgtgggaaaagatttggtcgCAGTGGACATCTGAAGATACACATGACAtgtcatacaggagagaaaccatttagttgctctgagtgtgggaaaaggtTCGGTTGCAATGGAGATCTGAAGagacacatgagatctcatacaggagagaaaccatttagttgctctgagtgtgggaaaagatttagtCAAAGTGGAGATCTGACGAGACACATGACATCTCATATAGGgtag
- the LOC117245988 gene encoding uncharacterized protein LOC117245988 codes for METEAEGEDCGGAEPARNSDPDTHFQPETDDSDDWTETREPQSGLNCLKNVPVSDFILCETPFSCSECGKRFGSNGDLNKHMRSHTGEKPFSFSECGKRFSQSGVVKIHMRCHTGEKPFDCSECGKRFSQKGHLRTHMRSHTGEKPFTCSECGKRFSLSGVLRAHMRSHTGEKPFSCSECGKRFSQSGVVKIHMRCHTGEKPFDCSECGKRFGQKGHLRTHMRSHTGEKPFSCSECGKRFGRNGDLKRHMRSHIGEKPFSCSECGKRFGCSGNLNKHMRSHTGEKPFNCS; via the coding sequence atggaaacagaagcagagggagaggactgtggaggagcagaaccagccaggaactcagatccagatacacattttcaacctgagactgatgacagtgatgattggACGGAAACCagagaacctcagtcaggtttaaactgtctgaaaaatgtccctGTGAGTGATTTCATTCTTTGTGAGACCCCATTTAGCTGCTccgagtgtgggaaaagattcgGTAGCAATGGAGATCTGAACAAACACATGAGATcacatacaggagagaaaccatttagtttctctgagtgtgggaaaagatttagtCAAAGTGGAGTTGTGAAGATACACATGAGAtgtcatacaggagagaaaccatttgactgctctgagtgtgggaaaagatttagtCAGAAGGGACATCTGAGGACTCACATGAGATCGCAtactggagagaaaccatttacttgctctgagtgtgggaaaagatttagtCTAAGTGGAGTTCTGAGGGCACACATGAGATCGCATACAGGTGAAAAACCATTTagttgctctgagtgtgggaaaagatttagtCAAAGTGGAGTTGTGAAGATACACATGAGAtgtcatacaggagagaaaccatttgactgctctgagtgtgggaaaagatttggtcagAAGGGACATCTGAGGActcacatgagatctcatactggagagaaaccatttagttgctctgagtgtgggaaaagatttggtcgCAATGGAGATCTGAAGagacacatgagatctcatataggagagaaaccatttagttgctctgagtgtgggaaaagattcgGTTGCAGTGGAAATCTGAAcaaacacatgagatctcatacaggagagaaaccatttaatTGTTCTTAG